Below is a window of Phoenix dactylifera cultivar Barhee BC4 unplaced genomic scaffold, palm_55x_up_171113_PBpolish2nd_filt_p 000333F, whole genome shotgun sequence DNA.
TATCTTTCTTCACCCTTTGATGAGCCAGTACCGAGTGAAATGACCAAGAACCGGCAATAGTCCATGGGTTTGATTGGGAAGAAATCTGGGTTTCCTTTGAAAACCTCCTTGGTTACTTCTCCCATAGCAACTAAAGCCTGTAAAACAACAACAGATggataacttcttttgtaacaaaatataaaatatataaaaaaatctatctcatcctattaaattaaacttttggGACAATTGGTGATTTTAAACATGGGATCAAAGCAGCGGTTCTGGGTTCGAACCCTGTCTCCGCACTCTTTAAcctcattattaaaaattttacatgttGGGCTCACCCATTAAAGAAAACTCCAGCCCACATATGATGgcgagtgtaagaaaatataaaatatataaattaatatacCTTATCCTAtcaacttaagcttttgggataaTTGGTGATTTTAACTGATTACCTACAATCACTTCATAAGCTAATCATGTTGGTAAGGAACATATTATTTTACCGGATTATTAGCAGCTACACCTCCATCAATAAGATTAAATTCCCTCACACTTCCATCTGAGTCTTTTGTTTGAAAGAAGTAAGATGGAAGGTAAGTAGGAGCTGCAGAAGTGCCAATGCAAATATCAGAAAGCAGAGCATCCAGAGAGCTGTTGTTCTTAACCTGTAAGATAAGAAGGAAGCCAGAGAGATTTTAACAATTGGAGCATCTCAAAGATATTAAAATTTGATAGAGTGGATTTAAAACAACTAACGGAAAAAGCAGAAGCATGAAACCAGTTATCTTTCTATCAACATTTCATTGGCATGATGGCACTTTGTCATTTATAGTTTACGCTAGTTAGCTCATGAGCAGACTTGTGGTTTTTGTCAGCACGTCTATTTTTTGAGAGAAATTTAAAAACATGTTTACGCCTTTActtaatactaattttctttttgatgaaacttacccgaatttattaaagaaaaaagttACAACATAAATGCAATATTTAGTATCAGAATACATTGCTTTTAAGGTAAAACATCTCAAAAGCAAACATGAAAGACTAACTGCTAAACTACTCTAGGAGTCCATATCTAATTTGCTCCATGGCTCGCCAAAACTCTGGATTCCATTCTTTTTAGATAACAGCAACCGGCTTTGAACAACTTTGGAGCAATCCTGATTGTATTCCCCTTGAGGATGTATTATTTGttgaaatttaatattttggaaaaaagcTAGATGggaggttatatatatatatatatatatatatatatatatatatatatatatatatatatatatatatatatatgtctaagGCTTATATAGGTAATCAAGATCTTTCTAGTACGttagatctcatccaaaaagacaAGTGAGAAGATATTACTTAAAttctttgattttgtataaatattcaaaatttttCCGATTCATAAGTGTTATGGGACTAAAGGAAGAACCTTGCGCTGTTATCCACAACTACAATATAATAGTTCATATTTCATTTTCTCAAAAGAATAATAATTcacgaaaagaaaaaagagcttACGATGTTCATAGCACTGAAGTTTTTCGGTGTCAAAAGCGTGCAAGAGaaccacagagagagagagagagagagagagagagagagagagagagagagagggagggagacctCGTAGGAGGAGAATATGGTCGGCTGGAGCCGCTTGATATCGAATGTTGGGATGACCACATTGGTCAATGTCTGACGAAGCTTGGTATTCCCTAGTTTTCTCCGCACAATCTCATGAAGGTATTTGCCATTATACCGGGGCCCTGAGATAGCTCTTAGTATCTTTGCTGCTTGGCCTAATGGCCCTCtaagaatttcaagaaaaaagaaaggagagaaaACCGATCATTTCAAGAAATAGTTCCTTTAAGCTTTCAAGTGTGTCCGAAGTTACCCAAAATTACGCGATATGATTACTGACCCGCATTGTGGGAAGATCTTGGGGGAATGTTTCACGTAAAAGTCCTTGATGTCCTTTGCAGCGAACATGGGGCGATTTTCTTCGTTTGGTGCAGTCAACATGGCCGTCACAAGACCCCCAGTGCTTGTCCCGGCAATCACATCAAAGTAGTCTGCAAGTCTAGCATCTTCGCCATCCAGTTTCTTCTCAAAAcgcatgaaaaaaagaaaattatattagAAATGAGATATTTAACTGATCTCACCACGAAAAAACAGATATAGAGAGATGGTACAAGCAGCTAAGGAGAATGATCACTTTCTATTTGATTTCTTAACATGATTCTTTGCTATGTGCTGTTGATATTGAAGAACAATTCCTTGAACAATATCTTTATACCAACGTTTGACAATTGGTTGGTAATATATGATCCACTAACTTCTGTCAGGATAATGAAtcatgaaattttctttttttaacaatTGTAGGTAAAACGTACTATGTTGAATGTTAGGTGAGTTTGCATGAAATTTAGTTGAGATGTCAGACAGGAATCTACTTGTGGATTGTGACGAGGAAGGTTATAATTTGATTTATTTTGTCCATCAGAATCTTTTTTTCCCTCCCTTTTTGTAAGGAAAAAaatcaatcaaaatattttagaGAGAACTGTTAGTTAATTATAATGAGACAATTtggcagaaaaagaataaaaggtGGAAAATGATGGATAAAGAACGTGTTACTGAAAATAGATCTTGAATTCTCAAGTTTATGGAAAACACACAATTTACATGTTGGattataaaaagaaatttcaaccATTTACAGTTTTCTATGCATTTATAAGCATCGAAGAAGCAAAAAAGCCATATGATACCGGTGCATATTAGCTCCGCTAGCTAAAAGATTTCTCACTTAAGCTGCAAACTGAGCAATCATTATGTcaagaataaaaattctaatAAGTGAAAATAATCTCCTGAGAACTAATTTTTTGTTTTGACACTGTTCAAAATATGCTTTTGTAACGAAGAGGACATTAAGAAAAACTTTGGCTGGAAgttagaaaaattagaaatgttcTCAATTTTTAATAAGGAAAATCACTGCTTGAAAAAGATGATCTGTATAACATGTTTGACTGATCTATGAATATCATAGAAGTATCTTCGGCATGCATAAGATTttgtaaactagaaaaatataatcataaaacaaaaaaactatAGAAAAAAATTAGGAAAACTGCCTCTAAAATCTAACACTAGCATAACAAATGGATAACTAGATctaagaaacaaagaaagtagaaaataagaaagaaatgaTGAATCAGCAACAATTATCTAATTATTAGGTGTATCTTAATTTCTAGGAAACTGaagatttaataaaattatctatGAGCATTTATATGGTTAATACCTGAAGTTCTGATTCTAGAAATGTAAGAATAGTTGCAGGGATGATTCCTTTAATTCCTCCTCCATCAATGCTGAGAATAGTGATTAGGTTTCCATAGGTTGGGGCCTGTATCTGACTGATGGATTTTGATTTTTGCATGATTGTTGAGCAGTTGCTGATCAACAATAAGGGAACTACTTTGGGGACACAAAAGTTTTAAGTGATCCAAGTAGGGATAGGTAGAAGTTTAAATAGACTTCGGCATACATGAGAAGGTTCGTAATATTCTTCTTCGGAGTGCTAGTCCAACATCGAAGATGATATACGTACTTTGACATTTTGAAATCAGCATGTGGCTGATATGACAAGCCGCCGTTGAATGATTCAATACGCGAAGGTGGCTCGTCAAAGGACGTATCATGATTGATTGCATAGAATAGAACAGTTGGATTAACTCTTTTAGAGAATTGTTGGTGAGAGAAACGATATTGATTGTTAGGTGGCTTTGTTGTGCTGAATTCTAAAATCTTTCAATAGTTGACCAAAAAAGAATTAAGAATGATTCCAAATGAGGgcataaatacaaattacaattGAAAGAAGCCCTTTTATTTGATTATATTAGGCCTTCAGAACAATAAACATCATACAAAGCATTCTTTACTTTCATTGAATGATGTTGCTAAGCTGAAACTTAGCAAATACCTTTATATGGGTTTTGATCTCTATACTTAATTAATGGTAAAATTTAGTATGAAAGGAACTTGTTGACAGTCAAGTGATCTAATtgtgttttctaatttttttctaaGATGGAAAATGGTAACGTGCTGAAGTATCTGAAAACCACTACTTCTATAAATTGAGTCTACAGTTAAACCTAAAGCATACACAAAGTAAACCTGAAAACAGCCATAACCACTTGACCTAGCAAATTCTTGtcttctaaatttttgtttatctagaatatgattttccataaatttaTTGTCATCAATAATTAAATCATATGTTGATTTATTGGCATAGCAAAATCTAACACCAATGAGATAATGATTTATCCACTGTATATTCAAAACTGGGATAAGTAATCCACTATAAACGACAGTAGATTTCAAAATTGGGTTTTAGTTTTCAGTCTCATGCTGTTAAACGTAATGGATCTGCAGATTGCTTCTTTCtgtataaaaaaaatcagaaaattaaGATGTGAACATAATGTAGAAGGATCTTTATGCAAGAATCTGTATTAGTTTTAGGATCTTTGTGCAAGCTTTTCTATGCCTTGCATTCATCAAGCAGTTGTCCTGATAATCTTCCAATGCTATTTGGTTTTCTAAGTCCTGTTAGCTTTGCATGAAACGGTTGACATGTATATCTTCTGCACATTTCATTTGAAGCTAAGAAGACCAATAATTTCCTTCTCATATTTGGATTTGATTCTCAAGATACTTGgttttttattttgaagatCTCTACTTCAAGGCATATTCTATCGattctttgttcttctttttgaaTACTTTGTTAGCAATACAGAGAACCAAACCAATATCATCCAAGTGATATAGTTGTCAAACTTGCAGTTAGTTTTAAAGACGGGAGATTTGATGATGGATTGCATTTCTTAACCTTCAAAGagggttaatttttttttgtattgcaAACTCATTACATTTCAGAAAATTGAATATTTTACATACGGGCACCTTTTCAAGCTAGCCTGATTATATGTCTATATTCATATAATTGGTTGAATCAAGAGAGAGCTTTTAATTTGTTGCTTCCATGGACTTTAGGTCTTCACCTCTAATGCATATGAGTGAGAGTGAGAGACAGAGTGAGAGAGAGTCCAGCTTCAGCAAAACAATCATTAATAGTTACGCAGGACTTTTATAATAGAATGAATGAATTATATTGCCTTTTAAAAATGTACTAATCTACAGAACTTTCCTTCTGGCAAATTTGCCTACAGTATCACAATGCTACTATTTCTTGGATTGCATGAACTAACTGCATCCACCATGAAGACGTATATTGCTTGCATACAGTGTACAGTTGGCTTCTTCTCCCgtcaagaaaggaaaaatttcatGAAGTTACAGTAACCGAGCGATGCTCATTAATGTTTTCTGGGCGTTTTCACATGCGGGGATCTTGACTCATGAAGTCTTCTTTCATGTGAAAGGAGTTTAGCAGACCTGCAAATATACACCAATTAGGTTCAACTAATCTTTTTGTCACAAATCTAAGTTGTTAATAGAAGGTAGGAACAATCATAAATGATTCTCTCTACCTTTTAAGAGCATCTTCGTTTGTTCCTTCTCCATTCCCTACTGTTTCAAACGCACCAGTCTCCAGGTTCACCCTTGAGACTGGTTTCTTCAACA
It encodes the following:
- the LOC103699669 gene encoding patatin-like protein 2 isoform X2 — encoded protein: MLTAPNEENRPMFAAKDIKDFYVKHSPKIFPQCGGPLGQAAKILRAISGPRYNGKYLHEIVRRKLGNTKLRQTLTNVVIPTFDIKRLQPTIFSSYEVKNNSSLDALLSDICIGTSAAPTYLPSYFFQTKDSDGSVREFNLIDGGVAANNPALVAMGEVTKEVFKGNPDFFPIKPMDYCRFLVISLGTGSSKGEERYNAKQAKGWGVLSWLLSNGSNPLVDVFMQASADMVDIHISVAFQALHSSRNYLRIEDDVLTGTIASVDIATKENLENLDKVGEDLLKKPVSRVNLETGHFEPVDKGEGTNEEALIRFAKLLSEERRLREARSPYSRLTWSM
- the LOC103699669 gene encoding patatin-like protein 2 isoform X1; translation: MQKSKSISQIQAPTYGNLITILSIDGGGIKGIIPATILTFLESELQKLDGEDARLADYFDVIAGTSTGGLVTAMLTAPNEENRPMFAAKDIKDFYVKHSPKIFPQCGGPLGQAAKILRAISGPRYNGKYLHEIVRRKLGNTKLRQTLTNVVIPTFDIKRLQPTIFSSYEVKNNSSLDALLSDICIGTSAAPTYLPSYFFQTKDSDGSVREFNLIDGGVAANNPALVAMGEVTKEVFKGNPDFFPIKPMDYCRFLVISLGTGSSKGEERYNAKQAKGWGVLSWLLSNGSNPLVDVFMQASADMVDIHISVAFQALHSSRNYLRIEDDVLTGTIASVDIATKENLENLDKVGEDLLKKPVSRVNLETGHFEPVDKGEGTNEEALIRFAKLLSEERRLREARSPYSRLTWSM